In one Anoxybacillus amylolyticus genomic region, the following are encoded:
- a CDS encoding LysM peptidoglycan-binding domain-containing protein: MERAIYFAANDQEMFRLPVNPEKVSVKTEGDGEEFTIASLGRVNVPKDKKLSGFSLESFFPAQPTHYSGAVFKEPQYYIALLEKWMTNKQPVRYIYVNGSFTINELVTIENFEYDEAFGSEDVNFSLELKTYVPFAPKKMQVVKKQTSSAVQVVKKKAPTRPSTKPKPTTYTLKAGDNLWKVAKYYTGNGNRYPELQKLNRIKDSQLRKLPIGLVLKIPTDWVK, from the coding sequence ATGGAGCGCGCTATTTATTTTGCTGCCAATGACCAAGAAATGTTTCGACTGCCGGTGAATCCTGAAAAAGTGAGTGTAAAAACAGAAGGAGACGGTGAGGAATTTACAATCGCATCGCTAGGGCGTGTAAACGTGCCGAAAGATAAAAAGCTGTCGGGCTTCTCTCTGGAATCTTTTTTTCCTGCTCAACCTACTCATTATTCGGGTGCGGTTTTTAAAGAGCCGCAATATTACATTGCTTTATTAGAAAAATGGATGACGAATAAACAACCAGTACGTTACATCTATGTCAATGGCTCTTTTACGATCAATGAATTGGTAACTATTGAGAACTTTGAATATGATGAGGCTTTCGGTAGCGAGGACGTAAATTTTTCACTTGAATTAAAAACATACGTGCCGTTCGCTCCAAAGAAAATGCAAGTGGTTAAAAAACAAACGTCATCAGCTGTTCAAGTCGTGAAGAAAAAAGCGCCTACTCGACCAAGCACGAAACCTAAGCCGACGACGTACACGTTAAAGGCAGGCGATAACCTTTGGAAAGTAGCAAAATACTACACGGGCAACGGAAACCGTTACCCAGAACTACAAAAACTAAACAGAATTAAGGATAGTCAGTTGCGGAAACTACCAATCGGATTAGTGTTAAAAATCCCTACAGATTGGGTGAAATGA